Proteins from a genomic interval of Helicoverpa zea isolate HzStark_Cry1AcR chromosome 13, ilHelZeax1.1, whole genome shotgun sequence:
- the LOC124636082 gene encoding uncharacterized protein LOC124636082, with protein MVITVTIHKFNRLVSSSAVLLSLHAANSYILLTANVEDMHSLAKQIAASPVGNQLNKILNRASAIFNQQFSKGSKPQMRSNPNLESQESDGQEQKAMAKDEVKGTTEDDVEVWKPNNKVMTAELNGQPSDSSSELSAEANVVQQAVKVGRRHQPGPDLIELGRNASFYLSSIKKIFENV; from the exons ATGGTTATAACAGTAACCATCCATAAATTCAATAGACTTGTATCTTCCTCAGCCGTGCTCCTATCGCTCCACGCAGCGAACTCCTACATACTCCTGACTGCAAATGTGGAAGACATGCACTCCTTAGCGAAGCAGATCGCCGCCTCCCCAGTGGGCAACCAGCTCAACAAGATCTTGAACCGAGCATCCGCCATCTTTAACCAGCAGTTCAGCAAAGGATCGAAGCCTCAGATGCGAAGTAACCCCAACTTGGAGAGTCAAGAGAGTGATGGACAGGAACAGAAGGCGATGGCAAAAGATGAAGTTAAAG GGACCACGGAAGATGATGTTGAAGTTTGGAAGCCTAATAACAAGG TAATGACAGCAGAACTAAATGGGCAGCCTTCAGACTCCTCGAGCGAGTTGTCAGCCGAAGCCAACGTTGTCCAGCAAGCAGTGAAGGTCGGGAGGCGCCACCAGCCAGGACCGGACCTCATCGAGCTGGGCAGGAACGCCAGCTTCTACCTCAGCTCCATCAAGAAGATCTTTGAAAACGTATAA